A region of Candidatus Leptovillus gracilis DNA encodes the following proteins:
- a CDS encoding cell division protein FtsW, with the protein MTSINVVRKQTNRVRPGQRFLFDYWLLLTAAGLLIVGMMMVYSTTFDYGLLFKDEPTYYFERQFVAMLLGLVGIILIMQFDYHAFRYISVPFLGLTLAGLVVVLFFGESIFGAQRGIYEGSYQPSEVAKLATILYIAHWLSSKGDRIKDLTYGLLPFSVITGLVCALIVRQPDLSTAVLIALICFALFFIAGADWRQFGVAVLAGGVVFIILINALPHAAARVDAYRETLRDPAQAGWHVQQTLIALGRGGWFGVGIGESTQKFGPLPAAHTDGVFAILGEELGLVGALVFISLLAMLAWRGIRIALNARDIYGSLLALGITCWLTFQALINISVITAIIPFTGIPLPFLSYGGSSLLFSMLGIGILLNISRDAAIERRVQPEKKV; encoded by the coding sequence ATGACAAGCATCAATGTTGTCCGCAAACAAACCAACCGCGTCCGGCCAGGACAACGCTTCCTGTTCGATTATTGGCTGCTGCTCACGGCTGCCGGTTTGCTCATTGTCGGCATGATGATGGTTTACTCTACCACCTTTGATTATGGCCTGCTGTTCAAAGATGAACCAACCTATTATTTTGAACGCCAGTTTGTGGCGATGCTGTTAGGGCTGGTTGGTATCATCCTGATCATGCAGTTCGACTACCACGCCTTTCGTTACATTTCTGTGCCCTTTCTGGGTCTGACATTGGCCGGGCTGGTGGTGGTTCTTTTCTTCGGCGAGTCTATTTTCGGCGCGCAGCGCGGTATTTATGAAGGCTCTTACCAGCCTTCCGAGGTAGCAAAACTGGCGACTATTTTGTACATCGCCCACTGGCTCTCTTCCAAAGGAGATCGCATCAAGGACCTGACGTATGGCTTGCTGCCCTTCTCGGTGATTACCGGCCTGGTATGCGCCCTGATTGTGCGCCAGCCAGATTTGAGCACGGCCGTACTCATCGCCCTGATCTGCTTCGCCCTCTTCTTCATCGCCGGGGCCGATTGGCGGCAGTTCGGCGTGGCCGTATTGGCCGGCGGTGTGGTTTTTATCATTCTCATCAACGCCCTGCCCCACGCCGCCGCCCGCGTAGACGCCTACCGCGAAACCCTGCGCGACCCGGCCCAGGCGGGTTGGCACGTGCAGCAGACGCTCATTGCCCTGGGGCGCGGCGGCTGGTTCGGCGTGGGCATCGGCGAAAGCACACAGAAATTTGGCCCACTGCCGGCCGCCCACACCGACGGCGTTTTTGCCATTTTAGGCGAGGAATTGGGGCTGGTCGGCGCACTGGTCTTCATCAGCCTGCTGGCGATGTTGGCCTGGCGCGGCATTCGCATCGCTCTAAACGCCCGCGACATCTACGGCTCGCTGCTGGCCCTGGGCATTACCTGCTGGCTGACATTTCAGGCATTGATCAACATTTCCGTCATCACCGCCATCATCCCATTCACCGGCATCCCGCTGCCCTTCCTCAGTTATGGCGGCTCATCGCTGCTGTTTTCCATGCTGGGCATCGGCATTCTGCTCAACATCTCCCGCGACGCCGCCATAGAACGGCGCGTGCAACCGGAGAAAAAAGTCTGA
- a CDS encoding UDP-N-acetylglucosamine--N-acetylmuramyl-(pentapeptide) pyrophosphoryl-undecaprenol N-acetylglucosamine transferase yields the protein MKVLVCAGGTGGGIYPALTAVSELQALGVSREQILWVGACGEMEEKLVPRAGLTLKTIRGGAVVGVPLITRVKNVAKLTWSVGTAARLMRQFKPDVMLMTGGYMAAPVALAARLHGVPIVIFLPDVEPGSAIKTVMPLAHKVACTTHLSSEFVPAEKMVVTGYPLRPEIRAASHISQAEALAQFDLQPGRPTLFVFGGSRGSWNINQALMDALPDLLAYCQIIHVSGDLTWPQVEAYANTLPDALRPWYRPYPYLHEQMGAAFRAADLAVARAGASMLGESPAFGLPTILVPLAFAWRYQKVNADYLTERGAAVQLTDERLPEELSPLIASLFQNPARLAQMRAAARALAVPEAAARLAQVIYQTAVSEAKGATA from the coding sequence ATGAAGGTATTGGTATGCGCCGGGGGGACTGGCGGCGGCATTTATCCGGCTTTAACGGCCGTTTCTGAATTACAAGCCCTCGGCGTCAGCCGGGAGCAAATCTTGTGGGTCGGCGCGTGCGGTGAAATGGAAGAAAAACTGGTTCCACGCGCGGGCCTGACATTAAAAACCATCCGCGGCGGCGCAGTGGTGGGTGTTCCTCTGATAACGAGGGTGAAAAACGTGGCGAAACTGACCTGGAGCGTAGGCACGGCCGCACGATTAATGCGGCAATTCAAACCCGACGTCATGCTGATGACTGGCGGCTACATGGCCGCGCCTGTAGCCCTGGCGGCCCGCCTGCACGGCGTGCCCATCGTCATCTTCTTGCCAGACGTGGAACCGGGTTCGGCCATCAAAACCGTCATGCCCCTGGCGCACAAGGTCGCCTGCACCACCCACCTGTCCAGCGAATTCGTCCCGGCCGAAAAAATGGTCGTCACCGGCTACCCGCTGCGGCCGGAAATTCGCGCCGCCAGCCACATCAGCCAGGCGGAAGCCCTGGCCCAATTCGATCTACAACCCGGTCGCCCCACCCTGTTCGTCTTTGGCGGCAGCCGCGGCTCCTGGAACATCAACCAAGCGCTGATGGACGCCCTGCCAGACCTGCTGGCCTACTGCCAGATCATCCATGTCAGCGGCGACCTGACCTGGCCGCAGGTGGAGGCATATGCCAATACGCTGCCAGACGCCTTGCGGCCGTGGTATCGCCCCTATCCCTATCTGCACGAGCAAATGGGGGCTGCCTTCCGCGCCGCCGATCTGGCTGTGGCCCGCGCCGGAGCCAGCATGTTGGGCGAAAGCCCGGCCTTTGGTCTGCCCACAATTCTGGTTCCGCTGGCCTTCGCCTGGCGCTACCAGAAGGTCAACGCTGATTACCTGACCGAACGCGGCGCGGCCGTGCAGTTAACCGACGAGCGCCTGCCAGAAGAACTCAGCCCGCTCATTGCGAGCCTGTTTCAGAACCCGGCGCGCCTGGCGCAGATGCGCGCCGCCGCCCGCGCCCTGGCCGTGCCCGAAGCAGCCGCCCGGCTGGCCCAGGTTATCTATCAGACGGCCGTGTCTGAAGCAAAAGGAGCCACCGCGTGA
- a CDS encoding CvpA family protein gives MISISAFFWIMVMLFAVVGALRGWTREVIATSGLILALFAINQFGTYLASFVGGGGTLDTDAMRRQVFYLYAAIYLLIAFFSYQGPALAGARLTGKLRVRDNFQDKLMGMLVGGVNGYLIVGAMLAFLEFQLQSPGSWVRLPPGVQYPFAFIVRPTDVVPLLNNLPIPFLAPYLPFLVVIVFLFVIVVMI, from the coding sequence GTGATTAGCATTAGCGCCTTCTTCTGGATTATGGTGATGCTTTTTGCCGTCGTCGGCGCGTTACGCGGCTGGACCAGAGAGGTTATCGCTACCTCTGGTTTGATTCTGGCGCTGTTCGCCATCAACCAGTTTGGCACCTATCTGGCCTCGTTTGTGGGCGGCGGTGGCACGCTAGACACCGACGCGATGCGCCGCCAGGTCTTTTATCTCTATGCGGCCATCTATCTGCTCATCGCCTTTTTTAGCTACCAGGGACCCGCTCTGGCCGGCGCCCGCCTGACCGGTAAACTGCGCGTGCGCGACAACTTCCAGGACAAGCTGATGGGTATGTTGGTCGGCGGGGTGAACGGGTACTTAATCGTGGGGGCCATGCTGGCTTTCTTGGAATTCCAATTGCAGTCACCGGGCAGTTGGGTCCGCCTGCCTCCGGGTGTGCAATATCCGTTTGCGTTTATTGTGCGACCCACAGATGTAGTACCGCTGCTCAATAATTTACCGATACCTTTTTTGGCCCCCTATCTGCCCTTTTTGGTGGTCATTGTATTTTTATTTGTGATTGTTGTGATGATTTAG
- a CDS encoding UDP-N-acetylmuramate--L-alanine ligase: MGTEFKLRQGMHIHLVGIGGSGMSAVARVLLGKGFVVSGSDMQTNELTAVLAATGATIYLGHRAENIAAADALFISSAVPESNLEVAAARAQGIPVLKRADFLGQLMADHIGIAVAGSHGKTTTTGMIAQILLQADLDPTVIVGGTLPSIESNGRYGEGDYFVIEADEYDHMFLGLRPEVAVITSVEHDHPDLFPTEADYVGAFREFIGLLPDGGRLIACADDAGVQALLQNLPLSDVEITTYALANEETAVSADFLALDCRPNQLGGMDFVVEEDGQLIGLARLRVPGEHNVRNALAAIIVGLDLGVDFSTIRQALAEFGGMGRRFQVLGEVGRVTVIDDYAHHPTEIQATLAAARQRFPGRRLWAVWQPHTYSRTRLLLEQFAKSFDQADRVIALDIYRSREQDTLGMDTAVVLQAMSHPHAIHIPDRRAAADYLLDRIRPHDVILTLGAGDGNEVGQWVLEGLKKRVQS, from the coding sequence ATGGGTACAGAGTTTAAACTGCGGCAAGGAATGCACATTCATCTGGTTGGCATTGGCGGATCGGGAATGTCCGCTGTGGCGCGTGTGCTGTTGGGCAAAGGGTTTGTGGTTTCTGGATCAGATATGCAAACGAATGAGTTAACGGCCGTTCTCGCCGCCACCGGCGCCACCATCTACCTGGGCCATCGGGCCGAAAACATCGCCGCAGCCGATGCGCTGTTCATCTCTTCGGCCGTGCCTGAAAGCAACCTGGAGGTAGCCGCGGCGCGGGCGCAAGGTATTCCCGTTCTCAAACGGGCCGACTTTTTAGGCCAGCTCATGGCCGACCACATCGGCATTGCCGTGGCCGGTTCGCACGGCAAAACCACCACCACCGGCATGATCGCCCAGATTTTGCTCCAGGCCGACCTGGACCCGACGGTGATTGTTGGTGGCACGCTGCCGAGCATAGAAAGCAACGGCCGTTACGGTGAAGGCGACTATTTTGTGATTGAAGCCGACGAATACGACCACATGTTCCTGGGCTTGCGCCCGGAAGTAGCCGTCATCACCAGCGTGGAACACGACCACCCAGACCTCTTCCCCACCGAGGCGGATTACGTGGGCGCGTTCCGCGAATTTATCGGCCTGCTGCCCGATGGCGGCCGGCTGATCGCCTGCGCCGACGATGCTGGCGTGCAAGCCCTGCTGCAAAACCTGCCGCTGTCCGACGTGGAAATTACCACCTATGCCCTGGCAAATGAGGAAACGGCCGTGTCCGCCGATTTCCTGGCGCTGGACTGCCGCCCCAACCAACTGGGCGGCATGGATTTTGTCGTTGAGGAAGATGGGCAGTTGATCGGGCTGGCGCGGCTGCGCGTGCCTGGCGAACACAACGTGCGCAACGCCCTGGCGGCCATCATCGTCGGGTTGGATTTAGGCGTGGATTTTTCCACAATTCGCCAGGCGTTGGCCGAATTTGGCGGTATGGGCCGGCGCTTCCAGGTTTTGGGCGAGGTGGGTCGGGTGACGGTGATTGACGATTACGCCCACCACCCCACCGAGATTCAGGCGACTCTGGCCGCGGCGCGGCAGCGCTTTCCCGGCCGCCGTTTGTGGGCGGTGTGGCAGCCACACACCTACAGCCGCACCCGCTTGCTGCTGGAGCAGTTCGCCAAAAGTTTTGATCAGGCCGACCGGGTGATCGCGTTGGATATTTATCGCAGTCGGGAACAGGATACGTTGGGCATGGATACGGCCGTTGTCCTCCAGGCCATGAGCCATCCCCACGCCATCCACATCCCCGACCGGCGCGCCGCCGCCGACTACCTGCTAGACCGCATCCGCCCCCACGACGTCATCCTGACCCTGGGCGCAGGCGATGGCAACGAAGTTGGGCAGTGGGTATTGGAAGGATTGAAGAAGCGAGTACAGAGCTAG
- the murB gene encoding UDP-N-acetylmuramate dehydrogenase, whose protein sequence is MNLKTSVLEAIQSQYREIFGERFELGVPLAKYTSARVGGPAEMFLTVENALELQTAVELAYAQHIPYFILGGGSNILVADEGVRGLIIMNRAKTVRFRHTGAHVVCTVESGMNLSSLARQCVGKGLGGLEWAISIPGTLGGAVVGNSGAHGGDMAGNLLAANIWEPGRGAKLYSKEELKYSYRDSLLKREQGRNLARRVVLAAELQLTPEPVSVLTARADGFTAYRKQTQPGGASMGSMFKNPPNYYAGYLIDTAGLKGFQVGAVRISEKHANFFVSDGDATAEDIRSLIAEAWHRVREQFGVEMELEVELVGEWQFNE, encoded by the coding sequence ATGAATTTAAAGACATCTGTACTTGAAGCAATCCAGAGCCAATACCGGGAGATTTTTGGCGAGCGGTTCGAGTTGGGCGTGCCGCTGGCGAAGTATACGTCGGCGCGGGTCGGCGGCCCGGCGGAAATGTTTCTGACGGTAGAAAACGCGCTGGAACTGCAAACGGCCGTAGAACTGGCTTATGCCCAACACATTCCCTACTTCATCCTCGGCGGCGGCTCCAACATCCTGGTCGCCGACGAAGGCGTGCGCGGGCTGATCATCATGAACCGCGCCAAAACCGTGCGCTTCCGTCACACCGGCGCCCACGTCGTCTGCACCGTCGAGTCTGGCATGAACCTCTCCTCGCTGGCGCGGCAGTGCGTGGGCAAGGGGTTGGGTGGGCTGGAATGGGCCATCAGCATCCCCGGCACGTTGGGCGGCGCGGTGGTGGGCAATTCTGGCGCGCACGGCGGCGACATGGCCGGCAATTTGCTGGCGGCCAACATCTGGGAACCGGGACGCGGGGCCAAACTGTACAGCAAAGAAGAGCTGAAATACAGCTACCGCGACAGCCTGCTGAAGCGGGAGCAGGGGCGCAACCTGGCGCGGCGCGTCGTGCTTGCGGCCGAGCTGCAATTAACGCCAGAACCGGTCAGCGTGTTGACCGCCCGCGCCGACGGCTTCACTGCCTATCGCAAGCAAACGCAGCCCGGCGGCGCCAGCATGGGATCCATGTTCAAAAACCCGCCCAACTATTACGCGGGCTATCTGATTGATACGGCCGGTCTCAAAGGTTTTCAGGTCGGCGCGGTGCGTATTTCCGAAAAGCACGCCAACTTCTTCGTCAGCGACGGCGACGCCACGGCCGAAGACATTCGCAGCCTCATCGCCGAAGCCTGGCACCGCGTGCGCGAGCAGTTCGGCGTGGAGATGGAATTGGAAGTGGAATTGGTAGGCGAGTGGCAATTTAATGAATAG
- a CDS encoding D-alanine--D-alanine ligase, which produces MENPGKIQVGVIFGGRSGEHEVSLLSAQSVMDALDRAKYDVVPVGITRDGRWLTGEVMAALAEGHTAVQTAALLPDPQASGLMELREDGVQAAGVTAVTHLDVLIPVLHGTYGEDGTVQGLLELADLPYVGAGVVGSAVGMDKAIFKHVMAANGLPVLPWKLITRQEWQARGTAVLDELEAILSYPMFTKPANLGSSVGISKCQNRAELEAGLREAAQYDRRIVVEQGIHVRELEVAVLGNENPAASVVGEIRPRRDFYDYTAKYLAAPDSDDYSELIIPAQLDAATAVAVQALALRAYQAIDCAGMGRVDLLLDTDTGALYINEINTIPGFTRISMYPKLWEASGLPYPRLLDRLIELALERHTEKANTKTSFSAGVDS; this is translated from the coding sequence ATGGAAAATCCAGGCAAAATCCAGGTTGGCGTCATCTTTGGCGGGCGGTCAGGCGAGCATGAAGTGTCGCTGCTGTCGGCGCAGTCGGTGATGGACGCATTGGACCGGGCGAAGTACGACGTAGTGCCGGTGGGCATCACGCGCGACGGCCGTTGGCTGACCGGCGAGGTGATGGCAGCGCTGGCCGAAGGGCATACGGCCGTGCAAACAGCCGCCCTGCTGCCCGACCCCCAGGCATCTGGCCTGATGGAACTACGCGAAGATGGTGTGCAGGCCGCCGGGGTAACGGCCGTCACCCATCTGGACGTCCTGATCCCTGTGCTGCATGGCACCTATGGCGAAGACGGCACGGTACAAGGTTTGCTGGAATTGGCCGATTTACCCTACGTCGGCGCGGGCGTGGTTGGCTCGGCGGTGGGCATGGACAAGGCGATCTTTAAACATGTCATGGCGGCCAATGGCCTGCCGGTGCTGCCCTGGAAGCTGATCACGCGGCAAGAATGGCAGGCGCGCGGTACGGCCGTATTAGACGAATTAGAAGCCATCCTGAGCTACCCTATGTTCACCAAACCGGCCAACCTCGGCTCCAGCGTGGGCATCAGCAAATGCCAAAATCGCGCCGAACTAGAGGCAGGGCTGCGTGAAGCGGCCCAATACGACCGGCGCATCGTCGTCGAACAGGGCATCCATGTGCGCGAACTGGAAGTGGCCGTGCTGGGCAACGAAAACCCGGCTGCCAGCGTGGTGGGCGAAATCCGCCCGCGCCGCGACTTTTACGACTACACGGCCAAGTACCTGGCCGCGCCAGACTCCGATGACTATTCGGAGCTGATCATTCCGGCGCAGCTGGATGCGGCAACGGCCGTTGCCGTGCAAGCCCTGGCCCTGCGCGCCTACCAGGCCATAGACTGCGCCGGCATGGGCCGCGTGGATTTGCTGCTAGACACGGACACCGGCGCACTCTATATCAACGAAATCAACACCATTCCCGGCTTCACCCGCATTTCCATGTATCCCAAACTGTGGGAAGCCAGCGGCCTGCCCTACCCACGGTTGCTAGATAGACTAATCGAACTGGCGTTGGAACGGCACACTGAAAAAGCCAATACCAAGACCAGCTTCTCGGCAGGAGTTGATAGTTGA
- a CDS encoding FtsQ-type POTRA domain-containing protein, whose amino-acid sequence MTQDPQPKRPRRSQPSGRPPGQRLRKQPQMRQVQSAHVLRPPRIAAPAVPPTARHRRRRNRRQATTLPLQGLKGFVFSARWLSLGLLLFTVFALYLAATEEQFYLTTIPVTGTISIPPAEVVAASGLGGAHVFAADPNEAAARIAQLPGVVASKVTLSWPNQVEIEIVEDTPIAVWQEGGQQFWITKRYELIPARTPAIGLLTIEYEAPPTPSADSLSLDEMEGTGETAVSPHAAIGFIPNDVLLGALQLRQLRPNIDKLYYRPASGLSYQDGRGWRAYFGTGTDMNQKLAVYETIVADLQVRQIQPAYVSVSNQAKPYYKAP is encoded by the coding sequence ATGACACAAGACCCACAACCCAAACGACCCCGTCGTTCCCAACCGTCAGGCCGCCCGCCGGGCCAACGTCTGCGCAAGCAGCCGCAAATGCGCCAGGTGCAGTCGGCCCATGTTCTGCGGCCGCCGCGCATTGCTGCCCCGGCCGTGCCGCCAACAGCGCGCCATCGCCGCCGCCGCAACCGGCGACAGGCGACTACCCTGCCGCTGCAAGGCTTGAAAGGCTTTGTTTTCTCGGCTCGCTGGTTGAGCCTGGGTCTGCTGCTGTTTACGGTGTTTGCCCTGTATTTGGCCGCCACCGAAGAGCAGTTCTATCTGACCACCATTCCGGTCACGGGTACCATTTCCATTCCCCCGGCGGAGGTTGTGGCCGCCAGCGGATTGGGCGGCGCGCATGTGTTTGCCGCCGACCCCAACGAAGCGGCGGCGCGCATTGCCCAACTGCCGGGCGTGGTTGCCAGCAAGGTCACGCTGTCCTGGCCGAACCAGGTAGAGATTGAAATTGTGGAAGATACACCCATTGCTGTCTGGCAAGAGGGCGGCCAACAGTTCTGGATCACCAAACGGTATGAACTTATCCCGGCGCGCACGCCGGCTATTGGGCTTTTGACGATTGAGTATGAGGCGCCGCCAACACCTTCCGCCGATAGTCTAAGCCTGGATGAGATGGAAGGAACCGGGGAAACGGCCGTGTCCCCCCACGCCGCCATCGGTTTTATTCCCAACGATGTCCTCCTGGGTGCGCTCCAATTGCGCCAGCTACGGCCGAATATAGACAAATTGTATTACCGGCCTGCGAGTGGTTTAAGCTACCAAGACGGCCGTGGCTGGCGCGCCTACTTTGGCACAGGAACCGACATGAACCAGAAATTGGCAGTTTACGAAACCATCGTCGCCGATTTACAGGTCCGGCAAATACAGCCGGCCTACGTCAGCGTGAGCAACCAGGCTAAACCCTACTACAAAGCCCCGTAA
- the ftsA gene encoding cell division protein FtsA — MEEIVFGLDIGTTKICALVGEVRQGKLQIIGMGIEAARGMRKGVVMDVSETSIAVAKAVEQAEQTSGYNLSQAIVSMAGEHIGSSNNRGAVAIGRSDGGVTAEDIGRALDAAQSIAVPHHRQIVHLIPRSYTIDDQDGIRNPLGMHGFKLEAETHIVTAASPAVMNLNKCLDNVGIRADTFVLNALASGEAVLEPNEREMGVIIADIGGGTTDIALYMQGTVWHTTVIPIGGYHISNDIAIGLRAPYDVAEQVKIQHGDCRPAQIDPNFLFTVEPFGGEKIQVGRQDLAYVIEARTEEIFQLILQEIRRSGYDGLLPAGIVLTGGTAQLRGITEIAERVLNVPARVARPKNIVGMVENLNSPAYATGIGLLNWATDGHESYRPRPNSGLWGRRMGSFLRALLPG, encoded by the coding sequence ATGGAAGAAATCGTTTTTGGACTTGACATCGGCACCACCAAGATTTGCGCCCTGGTTGGCGAAGTACGCCAGGGCAAGCTGCAAATCATCGGCATGGGCATTGAAGCGGCGCGTGGAATGCGCAAAGGTGTGGTCATGGATGTCAGCGAAACATCCATCGCCGTCGCCAAAGCGGTGGAGCAGGCTGAGCAAACCTCTGGCTATAACCTGTCTCAGGCAATTGTCAGCATGGCCGGCGAACACATTGGCTCCAGCAACAACCGGGGCGCCGTCGCCATTGGCCGCAGCGATGGCGGCGTCACCGCCGAAGATATTGGCCGCGCCCTGGACGCCGCCCAATCCATCGCCGTGCCCCACCACCGCCAGATTGTCCACCTCATCCCGCGCAGTTACACCATTGACGACCAGGACGGCATTCGCAACCCACTGGGAATGCACGGTTTTAAGCTGGAAGCGGAGACCCATATTGTCACCGCCGCCAGCCCGGCCGTGATGAACCTGAACAAATGCCTGGATAATGTGGGCATTCGCGCCGATACCTTTGTCCTCAACGCGCTGGCCTCCGGCGAAGCGGTGCTGGAACCCAACGAACGGGAAATGGGCGTCATCATCGCCGACATCGGCGGCGGTACTACCGATATCGCCCTGTATATGCAGGGCACAGTCTGGCACACCACCGTCATTCCCATCGGCGGCTACCACATCAGCAACGACATCGCCATCGGCCTGCGCGCCCCCTACGACGTGGCCGAACAGGTGAAAATCCAACATGGCGACTGCCGCCCAGCGCAAATTGACCCCAATTTCTTGTTCACTGTAGAGCCATTTGGCGGGGAGAAAATTCAGGTGGGGCGGCAAGACCTGGCCTACGTCATTGAAGCGCGCACGGAGGAAATCTTCCAATTGATTCTGCAAGAAATTCGCCGCTCTGGCTATGATGGCCTGCTGCCGGCGGGTATTGTACTCACCGGCGGCACGGCCCAACTGCGCGGCATCACCGAGATTGCCGAGCGGGTGCTGAATGTACCGGCGCGAGTGGCCCGGCCCAAAAACATTGTGGGCATGGTGGAAAATCTGAACAGTCCCGCTTATGCCACCGGGATTGGTTTACTTAATTGGGCCACAGACGGGCATGAATCGTACCGCCCCCGGCCAAACAGTGGCTTATGGGGACGGCGTATGGGTAGTTTTTTGCGGGCGCTGCTGCCCGGCTAA
- the ftsZ gene encoding cell division protein FtsZ, protein MPEAEGTALIRVVGVGGGGSNAINRMIEENIVGVDFIAVNTDRQALQTSLAPHKLQLGERATRGLGSGGNPEVGLKAAEESVEELHEALQGSDMVFVTAGMGGGTGTGATPTVAKVAREEGALTIGVVTRPFSFEGAHRARAAEAGIEELKEHVDTLIVIPNDKLLETADKRISLLDSFKLADDVLRQGIQGISELITVPGLINLDFADVKAIMSLGGAALMAVGHGSGDDRAQKAAEQALASRLLDITIDGARGILFNVTGGPDLSLFEINQAAAIIRETAHPDVNLIFGAVIDETMGDAIRITVIATGFEHSMPMMRPLARPASQSASSGSLRRETVSVSSQPATPAPSSRYESDSSAYRVNDLDVPAFLRKKR, encoded by the coding sequence ATGCCGGAAGCGGAGGGCACCGCCCTGATTCGCGTGGTCGGCGTGGGCGGCGGCGGCAGCAACGCCATCAACCGCATGATTGAAGAAAACATCGTCGGTGTGGATTTCATCGCCGTGAATACGGACCGTCAGGCGCTGCAAACCAGTCTGGCGCCGCACAAGTTGCAGTTGGGCGAACGGGCCACGCGCGGCCTCGGCTCTGGCGGCAACCCGGAAGTGGGGCTGAAAGCGGCCGAAGAGTCGGTGGAAGAGCTGCATGAAGCGCTGCAAGGCTCCGATATGGTGTTTGTGACGGCCGGTATGGGCGGCGGCACAGGAACCGGGGCGACGCCGACGGTGGCTAAAGTAGCGCGTGAAGAAGGGGCGCTGACGATTGGGGTGGTGACACGGCCGTTTTCCTTTGAAGGCGCCCACCGTGCCCGCGCCGCCGAAGCCGGTATCGAAGAGCTAAAGGAACATGTGGACACGCTGATCGTCATTCCCAACGACAAGCTGCTGGAAACGGCCGATAAGCGCATCAGCCTGCTCGACTCCTTCAAACTGGCCGACGACGTGCTGCGGCAGGGTATCCAGGGCATCAGCGAACTCATCACCGTGCCCGGTCTGATCAACCTGGACTTCGCCGACGTCAAGGCGATTATGTCTCTGGGCGGCGCCGCGCTGATGGCCGTGGGGCACGGCTCCGGCGATGACCGCGCCCAAAAAGCGGCCGAGCAGGCGTTAGCCAGCCGCCTGTTGGACATCACCATCGACGGCGCGCGCGGCATCCTCTTTAACGTCACCGGCGGCCCGGACCTGAGCCTGTTTGAGATCAACCAGGCGGCGGCCATCATCCGCGAAACGGCCCACCCAGACGTGAACCTGATTTTTGGCGCGGTGATTGATGAGACGATGGGCGACGCCATTCGCATCACGGTCATCGCCACCGGCTTTGAACATTCTATGCCGATGATGCGCCCTTTGGCCCGGCCGGCCAGCCAGTCAGCTAGCAGTGGCAGCCTACGCCGCGAGACGGTGAGTGTGAGCAGCCAACCAGCCACGCCGGCGCCCAGCAGCCGTTATGAATCTGATTCCTCTGCCTATCGCGTCAATGATCTCGACGTCCCTGCCTTTTTGCGCAAAAAACGCTAA
- the nrdR gene encoding transcriptional repressor NrdR, whose amino-acid sequence MKCPYCNNDKTRVIDTSHDNRGGTRRRRVCDVCGQRYSSYERPILATPLLVKRDGTREEFSRDKVLAGVRVACAKRRVAAADIENLAGEVEAELQQLGRAEVPSRLVGDKIIVKLKELDKVAYIRYAIVYLGLDDLESIRTEIDRLLQTK is encoded by the coding sequence GTGAAATGCCCTTACTGCAACAACGACAAAACCCGTGTCATAGACACCAGCCACGACAACCGCGGCGGCACGCGCCGCCGCCGAGTATGTGATGTTTGTGGTCAACGGTACAGCTCATATGAACGGCCGATCTTAGCCACTCCCTTGCTGGTGAAGCGGGATGGCACGCGGGAAGAGTTTTCCCGCGATAAGGTGTTGGCCGGGGTTCGGGTGGCCTGCGCCAAACGGCGGGTAGCCGCCGCCGACATCGAAAATCTGGCCGGTGAAGTTGAAGCCGAGCTGCAACAACTGGGACGCGCAGAAGTGCCAAGCCGTCTCGTGGGCGACAAAATCATCGTTAAACTCAAAGAGTTGGACAAAGTCGCTTATATTCGTTACGCCATCGTCTATCTGGGTCTCGACGACCTGGAATCCATCCGTACCGAAATCGATCGTCTATTACAGACCAAGTAA